From the genome of Oscillospiraceae bacterium, one region includes:
- a CDS encoding bifunctional folylpolyglutamate synthase/dihydrofolate synthase, which translates to MIELSYNDFLNELFKIKRFGKTPNLLVMCEILEKIGNPHKKLKFIHIAGTNGKGSTSNYISSILIEKGCKVGLFTSPYIHTFNERFKINNINIENDELAKIGSMILNIAKALPHEVKQFDIITAIAMYWFYIKGCDYVVLEAGMGGRTDSTNIVVPELSVITTIDLDHTKILGDTVEKIAYEKAGIIKENVPLVYYPTDCEDVLIKECKIKMSEYKTIDEPVIISRDFSGSKFLYKEKEYNINMLGKHQVYNACVAIEASEKLGIEYEYIKNGLSKMKFEGRFEKISDNPLVFIDGGHNPQGAKSIVETVCYHNIKKPVYIVSVFKEKDAIGFLKNLKNHGEVILTSFSEELSHDPKILSTEFGFKTMPLYEIVNDIKTKKNDESYIFCGSIYQISQIKNLFDKT; encoded by the coding sequence ATGATTGAACTAAGTTATAATGATTTTTTAAATGAATTATTCAAAATTAAAAGGTTTGGTAAAACACCAAACCTTTTAGTGATGTGCGAAATTTTAGAAAAGATTGGGAATCCTCATAAAAAACTTAAATTTATACATATTGCAGGTACTAACGGTAAAGGATCAACATCAAATTATATTTCTTCTATACTTATTGAAAAAGGGTGTAAAGTAGGTCTTTTTACTTCGCCTTATATTCATACGTTCAACGAAAGATTTAAGATAAATAATATAAATATTGAAAATGACGAACTTGCAAAAATCGGCAGTATGATTTTAAATATCGCAAAGGCACTTCCACATGAAGTAAAACAGTTTGATATAATTACTGCTATTGCAATGTACTGGTTTTATATTAAAGGATGCGATTATGTTGTATTGGAAGCAGGAATGGGCGGAAGAACAGATAGCACAAATATTGTAGTTCCCGAACTTTCTGTTATTACTACAATAGATTTGGATCATACTAAAATTTTAGGTGACACGGTAGAAAAAATCGCTTATGAAAAGGCAGGCATAATAAAAGAAAATGTTCCTTTAGTGTATTATCCTACTGACTGTGAAGATGTTTTAATTAAAGAATGTAAAATAAAAATGAGCGAATATAAGACGATAGATGAACCTGTTATAATTTCCAGAGATTTTTCCGGCAGTAAATTTTTATATAAAGAAAAGGAATATAATATAAACATGCTTGGAAAACATCAGGTTTATAATGCATGTGTTGCAATTGAGGCAAGTGAAAAACTTGGCATCGAATATGAATATATAAAAAACGGACTTTCAAAAATGAAATTTGAGGGTAGATTTGAGAAGATTTCTGATAATCCTTTAGTATTTATAGACGGAGGGCATAATCCGCAAGGTGCAAAAAGTATAGTTGAAACAGTTTGCTATCACAATATTAAAAAACCTGTTTATATAGTATCGGTTTTTAAAGAAAAAGATGCAATAGGATTTTTAAAGAATTTAAAAAATCACGGTGAAGTAATTCTTACTTCGTTTTCTGAAGAATTAAGTCACGATCCTAAAATTTTATCTACTGAATTTGGTTTTAAAACAATGCCATTGTATGAGATTGTAAATGATATAAAAACAAAGAAAAATGACGAAAGTTATATTTTTTGTGGTTCAATATATCAAATATCTCAAATTAAGAACTTATTCGATAAAACTTGA
- a CDS encoding valine--tRNA ligase has product MKNDIAKNYSPNEVEDKIYEKWLNNGYFTPKIDKNKEPFTIVIPPPNVTGQLHMGHALDETLQDILVRYKRMQGYPTLWIPGTDHAGIATQIKVEENLRKEKGLTRHDLGREKFLELVWDWKNKYGSYILDQIKKLGSSCDFSRERFTMDEGCSKAVKEVFVKLYEKGLIYRGNRIINWCPHCITALSDAEVEYTEQDGHFWHIRYFIKDSEDFLEIATTRPETLLGDTAVAVHPEDERYKHLVGKTLILPLVGREIPVIADEYVDKEFGTGCVKITPAHDPNDFEVGLRHNLEQIRVMNDDATINEFGGKYQGMDRYEARKQIVKDLEDGGFLVKVKPHKHNVGQCYRCGTTVEPITSKQWFVKMEPLAKRAIEVVKDREIQFVPDRFSKTYLNWMENVHDWCISRQLWWGHRIPAYYCADCGEMVVSKEDVLACPKCNGKMKQEEDVLDTWFSSALWPFSTLGWPEKTEDLEYFYPTSVLVTGYDIIFFWVARMIFSGMEQMNEVPFKYVFIHGLVRDELGRKMSKSLGNGIDPLKIIDEYGADALRFTLATGNSPGNDMRFSIKKVEASRNFANKIWNASRFTLMNLDIDSIEIPENLEIEDKWVLSKYNDLVKEVTDNLDKFELGVAVSKLYDFIWDILCDWYIEMIKMRLYAKEESGRVAQNVLSYVLSGSLKLLHPFMPFISEEIFMALPTNEESIMISKWPEYVSELSFKDDEKKVEMIIGAIKALRNLRAEMNVPMSKKAKMFIVTDDVDTFTKGAGFFTKLGGASEVVVTTDKDLTVENAVSLVVEGAQILMPLGELVDLKKERERLEKEKEHILSEIKRVDSRLSNEGFVNKAPQKLIDEEKEKKLKFEEMLRQIEDKLK; this is encoded by the coding sequence ATGAAAAATGATATTGCAAAAAATTATTCACCAAATGAGGTTGAGGATAAAATTTACGAAAAATGGTTGAATAATGGTTACTTTACTCCAAAAATCGACAAGAATAAGGAACCTTTTACAATTGTTATTCCGCCTCCGAATGTTACTGGTCAACTTCATATGGGACATGCTCTGGATGAAACATTGCAGGATATTTTAGTAAGATACAAAAGAATGCAGGGCTATCCAACGTTATGGATACCGGGTACTGATCACGCCGGTATCGCAACTCAGATTAAAGTTGAAGAAAATTTAAGAAAAGAAAAAGGACTTACACGTCATGATCTTGGCAGAGAAAAGTTTTTGGAACTTGTCTGGGACTGGAAAAATAAATACGGAAGTTATATTTTAGACCAGATTAAAAAACTTGGCAGTTCCTGTGACTTTTCAAGAGAAAGATTTACAATGGATGAAGGCTGCTCAAAAGCAGTTAAAGAAGTTTTTGTTAAACTTTATGAAAAAGGTCTTATATACAGAGGTAACAGAATTATTAACTGGTGTCCTCATTGTATAACTGCTTTATCTGATGCAGAGGTAGAATATACTGAACAAGACGGTCATTTCTGGCATATCAGATATTTTATTAAAGATTCTGAAGACTTTTTGGAAATTGCAACAACCAGACCTGAAACTTTACTTGGGGATACTGCTGTTGCTGTTCATCCGGAAGATGAAAGATATAAACACCTTGTTGGCAAAACTTTAATTCTACCGCTTGTTGGCAGAGAAATTCCGGTTATAGCCGATGAATACGTTGATAAAGAATTTGGAACAGGTTGTGTTAAAATCACTCCTGCTCACGATCCTAACGACTTTGAGGTAGGATTAAGACATAATTTAGAACAAATAAGAGTTATGAATGATGATGCTACTATCAATGAATTTGGTGGTAAATATCAGGGTATGGATAGATACGAAGCGAGAAAACAAATCGTAAAAGATTTGGAAGACGGAGGCTTCTTAGTTAAAGTTAAACCTCATAAACATAATGTTGGTCAATGTTACAGATGTGGTACAACTGTTGAACCTATTACATCAAAACAATGGTTTGTTAAAATGGAACCGTTGGCAAAAAGAGCAATTGAGGTTGTTAAAGATAGAGAAATTCAGTTTGTTCCTGACAGATTTTCAAAGACTTATTTAAACTGGATGGAAAATGTTCATGACTGGTGTATTTCCCGTCAGTTATGGTGGGGGCATAGAATTCCTGCATATTACTGTGCTGATTGCGGTGAAATGGTTGTTTCTAAAGAAGATGTTTTGGCTTGTCCTAAATGTAATGGAAAAATGAAACAGGAAGAAGATGTCCTTGACACCTGGTTCAGTTCTGCACTATGGCCTTTCTCAACTTTAGGATGGCCTGAGAAAACAGAAGATTTAGAATATTTTTATCCTACAAGCGTACTTGTTACAGGTTATGATATTATTTTCTTCTGGGTTGCTAGAATGATATTCTCAGGTATGGAACAAATGAATGAAGTTCCTTTTAAATATGTATTTATTCATGGTCTTGTTCGTGATGAACTTGGCAGAAAAATGAGTAAGTCATTAGGCAATGGTATTGATCCATTAAAAATTATAGATGAATATGGTGCAGATGCATTAAGATTTACTTTGGCTACAGGAAACTCTCCCGGTAATGATATGAGATTTTCTATTAAAAAGGTTGAAGCATCAAGAAACTTTGCCAATAAGATTTGGAATGCATCAAGATTTACACTAATGAATCTTGATATTGACAGTATTGAAATTCCTGAAAATCTGGAAATTGAAGATAAATGGGTATTATCTAAGTATAATGATTTAGTAAAAGAAGTTACTGATAATCTTGATAAATTTGAACTTGGTGTTGCTGTATCAAAATTATATGATTTTATATGGGATATACTTTGTGACTGGTACATTGAAATGATAAAAATGCGTCTTTATGCAAAAGAAGAAAGCGGACGTGTTGCACAAAATGTTTTATCGTATGTATTATCAGGTTCACTTAAACTTCTTCATCCGTTTATGCCGTTTATTTCTGAAGAAATATTCATGGCGCTACCGACAAATGAAGAAAGTATTATGATTTCAAAATGGCCTGAATATGTTTCAGAACTTAGTTTTAAAGACGATGAAAAGAAAGTTGAAATGATTATCGGAGCAATTAAAGCACTTAGAAATTTAAGAGCAGAAATGAATGTTCCAATGTCAAAAAAAGCTAAAATGTTCATTGTTACTGATGATGTGGATACATTTACTAAAGGGGCAGGATTCTTTACAAAACTTGGTGGAGCATCGGAAGTTGTTGTTACAACTGACAAAGACTTGACTGTTGAAAACGCTGTATCTTTAGTTGTAGAGGGCGCACAAATTCTTATGCCCTTAGGAGAACTTGTTGATCTTAAAAAAGAAAGAGAAAGACTTGAAAAGGAAAAAGAACACATTTTAAGTGAAATAAAGAGAGTTGATTCACGTCTTTCAAATGAAGGGTTTGTAAATAAGGCGCCTCAAAAACTTATTGACGAAGAAAAAGAAAAGAAATTAAAATTTGAAGAAATGTTAAGACAAATTGAAGATAAGTTGAAATGA
- a CDS encoding ROK family protein — translation MLNMNLKVNAKLDPKFQPLSLIVRDMKEKTKDDGQDIIIAIERNKGYTVTYKTRVFKDGCDHDEENFNFVERIAKALLWVAGGYKIYIAGSEVVGNKIKEAYTYGGLRDFDVHFMERVYEEKFEVIVCSLEEAPEDKSAAAPIGRHLDGCRIGFDAGGSDRKVSAVIDGESVYSEEVVWFPKINSDPDYHYQGILEAMKTAASHMPRVDAIGVSSAGVYVDNRIMVASLFLKVSDEEFDKKVKNMYLDVAKEIGENIPIEVANDGDVTALAGAMDLNDNSVLGVAMGTSEAGGYVDPQGNITGWLNELAFVPVDFSSDAMVDEWSGDYGCGVKYFSQDGVIKLAPYAGIELDENLSPAEKLKVVQGLMKEGDQRAADIYDTIGAYFGYAIAFYSEFYDIKHVLIMGRVTSGEGGTILLSRAQEVLDKEFPELSKKINLHIPDESSRRVGQSVAAASLPELK, via the coding sequence ATGTTAAATATGAATCTTAAAGTTAATGCAAAATTAGATCCTAAATTTCAACCATTATCTTTAATCGTAAGAGATATGAAAGAAAAGACCAAAGATGACGGTCAGGACATTATCATTGCGATTGAAAGAAACAAAGGTTATACTGTTACCTATAAAACAAGAGTTTTCAAAGATGGATGCGATCACGATGAAGAAAACTTCAACTTTGTTGAAAGAATAGCTAAGGCTCTTTTATGGGTTGCAGGTGGATATAAAATTTATATCGCAGGAAGCGAAGTTGTTGGTAATAAAATCAAAGAAGCATATACATATGGCGGTTTAAGAGATTTTGATGTTCACTTTATGGAAAGAGTGTATGAAGAAAAATTTGAAGTTATTGTATGCTCTTTAGAAGAAGCTCCTGAAGATAAATCTGCTGCTGCTCCTATCGGAAGACATCTTGATGGTTGCAGAATCGGTTTTGACGCTGGCGGAAGTGACAGAAAAGTTAGTGCTGTTATTGATGGCGAAAGCGTTTATTCTGAAGAAGTTGTTTGGTTCCCTAAAATAAACTCTGACCCGGATTATCACTATCAGGGAATTTTAGAAGCAATGAAAACAGCTGCATCTCATATGCCAAGAGTTGATGCTATTGGTGTTTCAAGTGCCGGTGTATATGTTGATAACAGAATTATGGTTGCTTCATTGTTCTTAAAAGTTAGTGATGAAGAATTTGATAAAAAAGTTAAAAATATGTACTTAGATGTTGCAAAAGAAATAGGAGAAAATATTCCTATCGAAGTTGCAAATGATGGTGATGTTACTGCTCTTGCAGGTGCTATGGATTTAAATGATAACTCAGTTTTAGGTGTTGCAATGGGTACATCTGAAGCAGGTGGTTATGTTGACCCTCAGGGAAATATCACAGGATGGCTTAACGAACTTGCATTCGTTCCTGTTGACTTCTCTTCTGATGCTATGGTTGACGAATGGTCGGGCGACTACGGATGCGGAGTTAAATATTTCTCACAGGATGGAGTTATCAAACTTGCTCCATATGCCGGAATTGAACTTGATGAAAATCTTTCTCCTGCAGAAAAATTAAAGGTTGTTCAGGGGCTTATGAAAGAAGGAGACCAGAGAGCAGCTGATATTTATGACACAATCGGTGCATATTTCGGATATGCGATTGCTTTCTATTCAGAATTTTATGATATTAAACATGTTCTTATAATGGGTCGTGTTACATCAGGCGAAGGCGGAACAATCCTGCTTAGCCGTGCTCAGGAAGTTTTAGATAAAGAATTCCCAGAACTTTCTAAAAAGATTAATCTTCATATTCCTGATGAAAGTTCAAGAAGAGTTGGTCAATCTGTTGCGGCAGCAAGTTTACCTGAACTTAAATAA
- the nagA gene encoding N-acetylglucosamine-6-phosphate deacetylase, whose amino-acid sequence MKAIINGKIILKDRISENSALLYEDKICGIVPECDVPCDCEVIDANGGYVSPGFIDLHIHGYLGKDVCDGEEESIRVISKGIVANGVTGYLPTTMTEDMKVIKKSLEVLRNLKEESKTWEGSEILGVHAEGPFISESKKGAQDPKYILKPDAQFVKEYADIIKIISLAPEEDTKNFDAIREINNETDVIVSMGHTSADYETAYNSTKNGVKHVTHLFNAMTPLAHRAPGVVTAAFNSDVSCEVIVDAFHVSASLYDILWKIKGRKLCFITDCLPAGGLPYGEYTLGGQKIIYKDVVCRLEDGTVAGSVLKLNKGVWNVYTNSTIPLWECVNGASLNPATTLGIDDKKGSLDVGKDADIVVLDNEFNVLKTIIKGDVKYES is encoded by the coding sequence ATGAAAGCAATAATTAATGGTAAAATTATTTTAAAAGACAGAATTTCAGAAAACTCCGCCTTGTTATATGAAGACAAAATTTGCGGGATAGTTCCTGAATGTGATGTGCCTTGCGATTGTGAGGTTATTGACGCAAACGGAGGATATGTTTCTCCAGGATTTATTGATTTACATATACATGGCTATCTCGGAAAAGATGTTTGTGACGGGGAAGAAGAAAGTATAAGAGTAATTTCAAAAGGTATTGTTGCAAACGGGGTTACAGGTTATCTTCCGACAACAATGACCGAAGATATGAAAGTTATAAAAAAATCGCTTGAAGTTTTAAGAAATTTAAAAGAAGAAAGCAAAACATGGGAAGGCAGTGAAATTTTAGGTGTTCATGCTGAAGGACCGTTCATCAGCGAATCTAAAAAAGGTGCGCAGGACCCTAAATATATACTTAAGCCTGATGCGCAGTTTGTAAAAGAATATGCCGATATTATTAAAATCATTTCTTTGGCTCCTGAAGAAGATACAAAGAATTTCGATGCTATAAGAGAAATAAACAACGAAACTGATGTTATTGTATCTATGGGGCATACATCTGCCGATTATGAAACAGCATATAACAGTACAAAAAACGGTGTTAAACATGTCACACATCTTTTTAACGCTATGACACCGCTTGCACATCGTGCGCCAGGTGTTGTTACTGCGGCATTCAATTCAGATGTTTCCTGCGAAGTTATCGTTGATGCTTTCCATGTATCAGCAAGTTTATATGATATTTTATGGAAAATAAAAGGAAGAAAACTTTGCTTTATTACTGACTGTCTTCCTGCAGGTGGGTTGCCTTATGGAGAATATACTCTTGGCGGTCAAAAAATTATATACAAAGATGTTGTTTGTCGTCTGGAAGACGGAACTGTTGCAGGAAGCGTTCTTAAGCTTAATAAAGGTGTATGGAATGTTTACACAAATTCAACCATACCATTATGGGAATGTGTTAACGGTGCATCACTTAACCCTGCTACAACATTAGGAATTGACGATAAAAAAGGCTCTTTGGATGTAGGTAAAGATGCCGATATTGTAGTTTTAGATAATGAATTTAATGTATTAAAAACAATTATAAAAGGAGATGTTAAATATGAATCTTAA
- the lexA gene encoding transcriptional repressor LexA, which translates to MHDLTKKQQEVFNFIKNYIEKNGYPPAVRDICKGVNLSSPSSVHAHINSLVEMGYLKKDLLKKRAISISDNYREESDIYKGKENGIDYLEVPVIGQVAAGQPILAAENVERTFPLPMDFAKNKDVFMLRVKGDSMINAGIFDGDYVIVRREDTASNGNIIVALIDDSATVKTFYKENGYFRLQPENDYMEPIIVNELKVLGRVIGLIRMM; encoded by the coding sequence ATGCATGATTTAACAAAAAAACAACAGGAAGTATTTAATTTTATTAAAAACTATATAGAAAAAAACGGTTATCCGCCAGCAGTTCGTGATATATGTAAGGGTGTAAACTTAAGTTCTCCCTCCTCAGTACATGCTCATATTAATTCACTTGTTGAAATGGGATATCTTAAAAAAGACCTTCTTAAAAAAAGAGCGATTTCAATATCGGATAACTACAGAGAAGAAAGTGATATATATAAAGGAAAAGAAAATGGAATAGATTATCTTGAAGTTCCTGTTATCGGGCAGGTTGCAGCAGGTCAGCCGATTTTGGCGGCAGAAAATGTGGAAAGAACATTCCCTTTACCAATGGATTTTGCAAAAAACAAAGATGTATTTATGTTAAGAGTTAAAGGTGACAGTATGATAAATGCAGGTATCTTTGACGGCGATTATGTTATAGTAAGAAGGGAAGATACTGCATCAAACGGAAATATTATAGTTGCTCTTATAGATGACAGTGCTACAGTAAAAACTTTTTATAAAGAAAACGGATATTTCAGATTGCAGCCTGAAAATGACTATATGGAGCCTATTATTGTAAATGAACTTAAAGTTCTCGGAAGAGTAATAGGTCTTATAAGAATGATGTAA
- a CDS encoding superoxide dismutase family protein, whose protein sequence is MFNNSIINIKKRPYAISRIKGNNNNPRINGIAYFYKVQSGVLASIQITGLPLSDDICKKPVFAVHIHSGNSCTGNNTDPFADALTHYNPNNCAHPYHAGDLPPIFGANGIGLSVFLTNRFSAEEIIGKTIIIHSAPDDFTSQPSGNSGTKIACGVILPNY, encoded by the coding sequence ATGTTCAATAATTCTATAATAAATATCAAAAAAAGACCTTATGCGATTTCAAGAATAAAGGGAAACAATAATAACCCGCGTATCAATGGTATTGCTTACTTTTACAAAGTACAATCAGGTGTACTGGCTTCTATTCAAATTACCGGTTTGCCTTTATCAGACGATATTTGCAAAAAACCTGTATTTGCAGTTCATATTCACAGTGGAAACAGTTGTACCGGAAACAATACCGACCCATTCGCAGATGCATTGACACATTATAATCCAAATAATTGTGCTCATCCCTATCACGCAGGCGATTTACCACCTATATTTGGTGCAAACGGGATTGGACTTTCTGTATTTTTAACAAACCGATTTTCCGCCGAAGAAATAATAGGAAAAACAATTATAATTCACTCTGCACCTGATGATTTTACATCTCAACCATCAGGTAATTCGGGAACAAAAATTGCATGCGGAGTAATTTTGCCTAATTATTAA
- a CDS encoding chromosome condensation regulator — protein sequence MNPNIGVAEYENAIKLLESISDWKNAKKLVNTYIENRIAFIEKNNREFKQLIEQKCVYNLRSYISVLGNNVAVLKANGTVVIKGYDPDFVIRQDYDVRDWKNIVSISSGGSHLVGLKTDGTVLATGFNPEGQCNVSKWTDIISISASRGRTVGLKKDGTVVETGYQQSKNTNVANWKDILAVSAGASHTVGLKTDGTVVAAGSNSHGECDVSKWSNIVSISAGLGHTVGIKKDGKVVAVGNNSKGQCNVHEWTDIVKVFAGMELTIGLKKDGTVIATGYNSNNQCDVLQWEGIVDISNSLITTIGLNSAGSLVVAGATFGVKSKIESINNILMPPNSDSIEKLLENEKRNANVCRYCGSEFEGLFSKKCTGCGKKKDY from the coding sequence ATGAATCCAAATATAGGAGTAGCAGAATATGAAAATGCAATCAAGTTACTAGAATCAATTTCTGATTGGAAAAATGCTAAAAAATTGGTGAATACATACATTGAAAACCGCATAGCATTCATTGAAAAAAATAATCGAGAATTTAAACAATTAATTGAACAAAAATGTGTATATAATCTTCGATCGTATATTTCTGTTCTAGGTAATAATGTTGCTGTGTTAAAAGCTAACGGAACTGTAGTTATTAAAGGATATGATCCTGACTTTGTTATAAGACAAGACTATGATGTAAGAGATTGGAAAAATATAGTTTCCATTTCTTCAGGTGGATCTCATTTAGTGGGATTAAAAACTGATGGAACAGTTTTGGCGACTGGTTTCAACCCGGAGGGACAATGTAATGTATCAAAATGGACAGACATTATTTCAATTTCTGCTTCTAGAGGCCGCACGGTGGGTCTTAAAAAAGATGGTACCGTTGTTGAAACGGGTTACCAACAAAGTAAAAATACAAATGTTGCAAATTGGAAAGATATATTAGCTGTTTCTGCAGGAGCTTCTCATACAGTTGGTTTGAAAACAGACGGAACTGTAGTGGCGGCTGGTTCAAATTCACATGGAGAGTGTGATGTTTCAAAATGGTCAAATATTGTATCAATTTCCGCAGGGCTTGGTCATACTGTTGGTATTAAAAAAGACGGTAAAGTTGTTGCTGTTGGAAATAATTCAAAAGGTCAATGCAATGTTCATGAATGGACAGACATTGTTAAGGTTTTTGCAGGGATGGAGCTTACTATAGGATTGAAAAAAGATGGAACAGTTATTGCAACTGGTTATAATAGCAACAACCAATGTGATGTTTTACAGTGGGAAGGAATAGTTGATATTTCAAATAGCTTAATAACAACAATAGGCCTAAATTCGGCAGGAAGTCTTGTTGTTGCCGGTGCGACATTTGGAGTAAAATCAAAAATTGAAAGTATAAATAATATTCTTATGCCTCCAAATAGTGATTCAATCGAAAAATTATTGGAAAATGAAAAAAGAAATGCTAATGTTTGCCGATATTGTGGCAGTGAATTTGAAGGGCTTTTTAGTAAAAAATGTACAGGGTGCGGAAAGAAAAAAGATTATTGA